TTTTTCATTCTCGTCGATGATCTCCATGGCCCGGTACTTGGGCGCGCCGCTAAGCGTACCTGCCGGGAAAGTGTCTGCTACGATCTTAAAGGACGAAACATCATCCCGTAACGTACCGCTCACATGCGACACCAAATGAATAAGGTGCGAGTAATACTGAACTTCCTTAAAGGCCTTCACTTCCACCTGCTCACAATGCCGGCTCAGGTCGTTGCGCGCCAGGTCCACCAGCATTACGTGCTCTGCCGACTCCTTAGGGTCATTCTCAAGCTGACGTGCTATTTCCGCGTCTTTAATATCATCGCCGCTGCGCTTAAAAGTTCCGGCTATCGGGAATATGCTGGCGACCTTGCTTTTGATAGTGATCTGCGCCTCGGGCGACGAACCGAATATCCTGAAATCGCCGTAATCGAAATAGAAAAGATAAGGCGACGGGTTGATTGACCGCAGAGCGCGGTAAACGTTAAATTCGTCCCCTAAAAATGTTCTTGAAAATGGCCTGGAAGGAACTATCTGGAAAACATCGCCCCTGAAAATATGCTGCTTCATTTTATCCACCATCGCCATAAACTCCTCACCTGTCAAACTTGACCGCTCCTCTCCTTTGGTTTGGAAATGATATTCAGGAAAGTTTTTGTTCTTGATCAGGTATTCCAGCTTTTCGATGCCTCCGTTCGCCGGCAATCCTTCGGCCTGGTTGTGGAAGATATGGAGTTCATTTTTAAAATGGTCGATGGCTATAATGTACCGGTATATATGGTACTGCATTACGGGTATCTTCCTCGGGTCGTTCTCAACCTGTTTCAGTTTGATGGTTTCGAAATGCTCCACGGCCTCGTGGGTGAAATACCCGAATAAACCATTAGATATGATCTTTGTCGGATTTTCGCTCACTTCAAATTCAGACAGAAAGCGGGTAGCCTCTTCAACCAGGTCGAATGTACCGGCGGCCTTATCTTCAATTTTTCCTCCCGGGTAGCTTTTCCGCAACTGACCGTCGTTTAGCACCAGGCCCGCAATTGGTTCGCAACAAACATAGCTCAGACTGTTCTCGCGACTGTGGTAATCCGAACTTTCCAGCAGCAGCGAGTTGGGGAACACATCGCGCAAACGTAAATAAATGCTTACCGGTGTTGTGGTATCGGCTAATAGCTTTTTAGAAGTAGTTGTTATCGTATATGTTTTCATTTTCTTGTTTCGGTCGCGTTATAAAACAAAAAACCCGGCGATTGGTGCGCCGGGTTATCTTAGGTTTACAATTGATTAGTATCTATCATCAAAAACACATCCGGCTGCCATTTTCATGGTGCCACCAGCTGTTATTTTTGTTGTTTTTAATCATCGCGGTGACAAATTTATAAAGAAATTTGAATTACCAAATTTTTTCTCAAAAAATATATTATTAAATATACCGGATAGGTCGTTTTAATCTTCCTTTAGCCGGATAATATGACCGATTTACGGTCACCATTTATTTATATCAATGCGTCATCGCCAGCAAGCCCCTGCCGCTCAGCATAATGGTTGCAACAACAATCACCAACGCGACGGTATAGAATATGGCGATAGCTTTATGTTTTGCTTCAGGTGATGTTGCCTTTTTGGACTTACTGTGCCCGATAGTGATCAAAACGATGGCGATGATCATAGCTGTCAGGTGTTCCACGGTCCAGTAACGGGTATCATGGTCTTTCATCGTGTCGCTGCCAAACCTTACGAAAGGGCTCAAAAAGTAAAGCACCAGCCCTATCAAAAGTTGCGTATGCACCGATATCATGGTAAACAGGTTCAGCTTGCGGTTACCTTCGCTGTATGGTTTTTTTCCCAGCCAGTCGGCCCAGGCCCTGATAATAGCTAAAAGCAGCAGTATTAAAACGATGTACCGGAAGCCCGAGTGGAGTTCCCTGAAAAAGCTGTATGGAGTCATTTTGTTAAATTGTTTTGAAAAGTAAGCAGAAGGTTGAAATTTTTGCCCGCTTGCATGTAACAAACGTGTAACAAATATAGAATGATTGCTTGGAAAATTACTTAGTGTATTAATGTTTAAATAACTTTAGAGCATTAACTGAACTTATAAAGAATGAAGAAACTTTTACTTCTGTGCTTTGCCATGGCTGCATTCCACTTGTGCCATGCTCAGCAAACCTTTCCCGTTAACGGCGCATGGGACGTGCGCCCCGGGCAATACGCCTTTACCAACGCCAATATCGTGGTAAATGCCGGGCAGACCATAAGCAATGGGGTGCTGCTGGTGAAAGACAGGGTTATCGAATCCGTGGGTCAGAACGTTGCTATCCCCAAAGGTTATGTTGTTGTCGACCTAAAGGGTAAATATATTTACCCCGGCCTGATCGATGCCTATACTACTTACGGTATGCCTGAAGCTCCGCGACAGGCGTTTGGGTCGGGCAGGTTCCAGATCGTACCAACATCAACCAAGCCCGGTGCCTATGGCTGGAACGAAGCCATACGCCCCGAAATGAATGCCAAAGCAATTTTCCACGGCGACGATAAAAAAGCCGAAGAGCTAAAGAAGAACGGTTTTGGGGCCGTTCAGTCTTTGATACACGATGGCATAGCCCGTGGCACATCGGTAGTAGTTTCGCTTGGCGACGAGCGCGACAATGAAGTAATGCTCAACGATGAAGCTGCCGCACATTACTCTTTCAGTAAAGGCACCGCGGCAACCAACTACCCGTCATCGCTGATGGGCAGCATTGCCCTGCTGCGCCAGACCTATTACGACGCGGACTGGTACAAAAATCAAAAAGAAGAATACAATATTTCGCTGGCTGAATTTAATGCCGAGCAGAACCTGCCGCAAATATTCGAAGCGGGCGACGTATTAAATGTATTACGTGCCGATAAAATAGCCAAAGAGTTCGGCAAACAATACATCTTCAAGACCGACGGTGAAGAGTACCGCCGGATGGATGCCATGAAAGCCACCGGGAGCAGCTTTATTATCCCGCTAACATTCCCTGAGCCTTATGATATAGAGGACCCACTCGATGCCAAGAACATCAGTTACGAACAATTGAAGAACTGGGAGCTTGCACCCACCAATCCCGCTGCCATGGAAAAGGCGGGTATCAAATTTGCCATTACTTCCTACGGTTTGCAGAATGCGAAGGATTTTTGGACCAATTTGCGCAAGGCGATGGATTATGGGCTGAGCGAAAAACAGGCACTGTTATCGTTAACGCAGATACCTGCGGAAATGCTTGGTGTGAGCGACAAGGTGGGTTCCTTGTCCAAAGGGAAACTGGCCAATTTTATTATCACTTCCGACGATCTTTTCAAAAAGGACAATATTATCTACGAGAACTGGGTGGAGGGTCGCCAGTACGTGGTTAGCCGTATGGACGTGACCGACCTGTGTGGCATTTATTCGCTTGCAGGTGATGAACTCGCCAATATCAAACTTAAAATAGGTGGCACCCCCGGTGCATATGACCTGAACGTTGAGCGTACCGGTGCCGACAGTACCCGCGCCAAGGGCACCATCAAGCGCAGTGGCGACATCGTAACCATCTATTTCGATCTTAAAAATAAGCCCGCGGGGAGCATTCGTTTAAGCGGGTATATCACTTCGGCTTCGCCTGTAGCCTTAGCCGGCGATGCGATACTGCCTGATGGTACTTTTACCCGGTGGACCGCAACTTTAACGGCGCCATTTACACCTTCAACCCCGAAACCAGAAACCAAACCCGACCTGGAGGTTGGCCCGGTGGTTTATCCGTTTGCTCCTTTTGGCAATACCGAATTACCAAAGCAGGAGACTACCCTGTTCAAGAACGCCACTGTTTGGACCAACGAAAAAGAAGGCATCCTTAAAAACGCCGACGTGCTGATCGAGAACGGCAAGATCAAAGCGATAGGCAAGGATCTCAAAGCACCTGCAGGCGCAAAGATCGTCGACGCTACCGGCAAACATATTTCGCCGGGTATAGTGGACGAACACTCGCACATTGCCGTTACCGGCGGTGTAAACGAGGGCACGCAGGCCGTAACATCGGAAGTTCGTATAGGCGATGTGCTCGATTCGGAAGATATACAGCTTTACCGGCAGCTGGCGGGCGGGGTAACTACTTCGCAGATCCTGCACGGTTCGGCCAACCCTATCGGCGGGCAGACCATGCTTATCAAACACCGCTGGGGTGTATTACCCGAGCAAATGAAACTGGAGGGTGCACCCGGCTTTATCAAATTTGCACTTGGCGAGAATGTGAAGCAAAGTAACTGGGGCATTCCACAGGGCACCGCGAATATGCGCTTCCCGCAAACGCGTATGGGAGTTGAGCAGGTTTATGTAGATGCGTTCACACGCGCCAAAGAATATGAGGCGGCACGTGCCGTAAAAGGCAATCATGTGCGCCGCGACCTGGAGTTGGATGCCCTGGCCGAAATATTGAACGATACCCGCCACATCACCTGCCACTCCTATGTACAGTCAGAGATCAACATGCTGATGCACGTGGCCGACTCGATGGGCTTTAAGGTGAACACCTTTACCCATATACTGGAAGGTTATAAGGTGGCCGACAAAATGAAGGCAAGGGGTATAGCGGGGTCTACTTTCTCCGATTGGTGGGCCTATAAAATGGAAGTGCAGGAAGCCATTCCTTACAATGGGGCCATCATGCACGATGTGGGTGTTACAACGGCATTTAACTCAGATGACGAGGAAATGGCCCGCCGCCTTAACCAGGAAGCCGGCAAGGCCGTAACCTACGGCAAAGTAAGCGAGGAGGAAGCATTGAAATTCGTGACACTTAACCCTGCCAAAATGCTGCACGTGGATAACCGCATCGGCAGCCTGAAACCGGGTAAAGATGCTGACCTTGTTGTGTGGTCGGCTGATCCGTTATCGATCTATGCCGTGGCAGAAAAAACTTATGTAGACGGCATACCTTACTGGGATATTGATAAAGACGCCGCCAAACAAAAAGCGTTGAAAGCCGACGAGGCACGCATCATCCAAAAAATGATAGCTGCAAAAAACAAAGGCGAAGCAACACAGCGCCCAACGGGTGGCGGCCGCCGCCCGCATTACACCTGCGATACTATCGAGGATGATGCTTATGTAGTGGCAGATGATTACAACGGTATGCAATCCAAAAGCACCGTCGATAAAAGCAAGGATCAACAATAACCCTAATTGATATAAACGATGAAAAAAATAACATTTAGCATTTGGGGATTATTGCTCGGCACTATCCTCGCATACGGGCAAGCGGACATATCGCCCGCGCCCGCGCAAACCAAACCTGTCACTATCACCGGGGCAACCATACACATCGGCAACGGCCAGGTAATCAACGGCGGCTACATTACCTTTGACAAAGGAAAAATTACTGCCATCGGCGAAGGATCACCTTCCAACACCAACGGTGCTGATGTGATAGACGCAGCCGGCAAACAGGTTTATCCCGGATTTATTTGCCCGGCTACGACCCTTGGCCTTGTGGAAATAGAAGAAGGCGCCCGCGGCACGGTGGACGACGATGAAACAGGCGACATCAACGCCAACGTACGTTCGATCATTGCCTATAACACCGATTCGAAAGTTATACCAACCGTTCGTTCCAATGGAATACTGCTGGCACAACCTACACCTGCCGGCGGCCTGATATCCGGCCAGTCGTCGATAGTGCAACTGGATGCCTGGAACTGGGAAGATGCGGCCTATAAAACCGATATCGGCATTCACATGAACTGGCCGGTTATCCGTCCGCAGGGCCGCCGCAGGGCGCAGCCAACGCCGGGTACTCCGCAGGAGTCGCCCGAAGAGCGTATGCTGAAGGCCCTTGATGCAATCGACAACCTGTTTACAGAAGCAAAAGCTTATGCCGAAGCTAAGCCTGCCGTTATCAACCTGCGCTTTGAAGCGATGAAAGGTTTGTTTAACGGCACCAAAAAACTATTTGTGAACGCGGATGGCGCCAAAGAGATCGTACAGGCTATCAACTTTGGTAAAAAACTGGGTATATCGGTGGTGATCGTCGGCGGAAAGGAATCCTATTTGGTTACTGATGCGCTAAAGAACAACAACGTACCGGTTATCATCCGCGAAACACAGGCCCTGCCCGAACGCGATGACGACGATGTTTACCTTCCCTACAAACTACCAAAAATTTTGCAGGATGCGGGTGTACTGTACGGCCTTACCGGCACCGGTTTCTGGCGTCAGCGCAACCTGCCTTTCGAGGCTGGCCAGGCTTGCGGCTACGGATTGACCAAAGAACAAGCTGTATCGATGATCACCCTGAACAACGCCAAAATTTTGGGTATCGATAAAACTACCGGTACGCTGGAAGTTGGCAAGGACGCCAACCTGTTCATCTCCAAAGGCGATGCACTGGATATGATCACTATAGATGTTCAAAAAGCATTTATACAGGGCCGCGATATTAACCTGGATAACCTGCACAAACAGCTTTACCGCAAGTTTGCGGCGAAGTATGGGATAAAGGCGAATCTTTAAAACACGATTTTAGGATTTAAAAGAATTTGGATAGCGATGGGTTTAGGCCTGTCGCTATTTTTTGTATAGATTAGTTAATAATGGATAGGTTATCGGTTGACATATTTATACCCCAGGAAACAGGGTTCAGGCTATCGCCAAATCGGATAGTTTTTGGATTATGGTTTATAACACTTGTCTTTCTTTGGCTTTTTGACGGCTTTTTCCCGGCTGATAGCTATTTGAGAGGAATTATAATAGGCATAGATGTATTTGTAAGCTTATTTTTCCTTGGACAATCATACCTGTCATATGAGCCTTTAGATGGCACTATACAAGGAACCATCGTATTTAAGAGTGACAGCATTGTAGTTAATGAAAAAGTTTACGACTTAAAAATGATCGGTAAACTTGACTTCGCGTTTAATGACTATTATGGAAGAATGATGTATGGAACCCGTGGTTTCAATTCCCGATTTTCACAGGGTTTCGATAATTTCGTTGAATTTAAAGATAGCTCACAGCAAACCGTTCGTATCTATTTTAGGATGCAGGATAAGCATGGCGCCCGGGCTTTCTATTCATTTATTAATGATGCCGTACAGTGCGGTGCAATGAGCTACTACCGGGCCATCGATCTTATTGATGTGGAGAATGTCCGTAAACCTGGCACCTCAAATTAATAGTTCACGCCATTTTTGTTTGTACCTATTGTCGTGCCGAACTTGTTTCAGCATCTGATATGTTAAACGGACGGTCGACTTGGCGGGGTTCTGAAGCAAGTTCAGGCTGCCTAATATTTTATAAGACCAATATCAATTACCCTTCTTTTTCCTTTTTGGCGGTGGCGGCACTTTATTTATTGGAGGCGGTGGTTGTAATACAACTTTCACTTTAGCCGTTCTTTCTGAAACTGAAGCCTTACCGAATGCAGAAATTCTATTTGGCTCTGCTGAGAGAAATTTTTCATCATTCAACAAGGTTAACTCACCAGGGTCGGTGATCCGCCATTTGTTTTTGATCAGAACAGCTTCATTGAGTTTCATTTAATAAAACTTATCACCCGATTTGAAATAAATGGTACCAGTTAAAGATGTACATAATGTTCCGGTGTCTTTGACTTCGTTAAAAGTACAATCGATATATTGACTGTTTGGCAAATCAGCGTGTAGGCTGTCGGCTTGTTTCAATATCTTTGAAAAAAACTTTCCCAGCATTGGTCTGAAAGTGGCAACAATTTTTTCATCAGCGTTGTCGAGTGAATCCTGAGTCACCTTTTGTGTATGCATATAAGCAAAATCAAATATTTGAATTGATCCCGGGTAGCAAAATCCCGTGCAAAGGCATCTGTATCTTTGGTTTTTAAAACCACAAATAGCTTGTTCAAAAACTGCTGCGGGCTCTCTTGTGCGAGGGTCTTCAGCCCGAACAACACGAGCATTAATAATAGGTAAGGTTTTTTCATACTCTAATTTACAAAGGAAAACTAAACTTCCCCATCAGCACCGCCGGGTTGGTTCCGATCTTCATCGGCTCGCCGGACAAAGCTTCGTTGCCCAGCAGGGCAAACAGGATAGCCTCTTTTGCATCAGGGTCTATATCCAAAGCTTCGGTGTTAAAAATACTCTCCGCATGCAGCAAATGTTTAAGGCAATTGATCACGAACTGATTTTTGGCACCACCACCGCTGGTAAATATTTTGCTGTTCGCGGGCAAGTTGGCTTTTATAAAATCGGCGATACTTTTTGCGGTAAACTCACTCAATGTGCTTACTAAATCTTCAGCGCTAATGTCCTTCAAACCTGCTAACTGTTTGGCATCTTCGACATAAGCCAAGCTGAATAGCTCGGGCCCGGT
Above is a window of Mucilaginibacter ginsenosidivorans DNA encoding:
- a CDS encoding anthranilate synthase component I family protein, which encodes MKTYTITTTSKKLLADTTTPVSIYLRLRDVFPNSLLLESSDYHSRENSLSYVCCEPIAGLVLNDGQLRKSYPGGKIEDKAAGTFDLVEEATRFLSEFEVSENPTKIISNGLFGYFTHEAVEHFETIKLKQVENDPRKIPVMQYHIYRYIIAIDHFKNELHIFHNQAEGLPANGGIEKLEYLIKNKNFPEYHFQTKGEERSSLTGEEFMAMVDKMKQHIFRGDVFQIVPSRPFSRTFLGDEFNVYRALRSINPSPYLFYFDYGDFRIFGSSPEAQITIKSKVASIFPIAGTFKRSGDDIKDAEIARQLENDPKESAEHVMLVDLARNDLSRHCEQVEVKAFKEVQYYSHLIHLVSHVSGTLRDDVSSFKIVADTFPAGTLSGAPKYRAMEIIDENEKAKRSFYSGAIGYLGFNGDFIHAIMIRSFLSKNNTLHYQAGAGIVADSNPESELKEVDNKIAALRKAIELAESL
- a CDS encoding cytochrome B codes for the protein MTPYSFFRELHSGFRYIVLILLLLAIIRAWADWLGKKPYSEGNRKLNLFTMISVHTQLLIGLVLYFLSPFVRFGSDTMKDHDTRYWTVEHLTAMIIAIVLITIGHSKSKKATSPEAKHKAIAIFYTVALVIVVATIMLSGRGLLAMTH
- a CDS encoding amidohydrolase family protein produces the protein MKKLLLLCFAMAAFHLCHAQQTFPVNGAWDVRPGQYAFTNANIVVNAGQTISNGVLLVKDRVIESVGQNVAIPKGYVVVDLKGKYIYPGLIDAYTTYGMPEAPRQAFGSGRFQIVPTSTKPGAYGWNEAIRPEMNAKAIFHGDDKKAEELKKNGFGAVQSLIHDGIARGTSVVVSLGDERDNEVMLNDEAAAHYSFSKGTAATNYPSSLMGSIALLRQTYYDADWYKNQKEEYNISLAEFNAEQNLPQIFEAGDVLNVLRADKIAKEFGKQYIFKTDGEEYRRMDAMKATGSSFIIPLTFPEPYDIEDPLDAKNISYEQLKNWELAPTNPAAMEKAGIKFAITSYGLQNAKDFWTNLRKAMDYGLSEKQALLSLTQIPAEMLGVSDKVGSLSKGKLANFIITSDDLFKKDNIIYENWVEGRQYVVSRMDVTDLCGIYSLAGDELANIKLKIGGTPGAYDLNVERTGADSTRAKGTIKRSGDIVTIYFDLKNKPAGSIRLSGYITSASPVALAGDAILPDGTFTRWTATLTAPFTPSTPKPETKPDLEVGPVVYPFAPFGNTELPKQETTLFKNATVWTNEKEGILKNADVLIENGKIKAIGKDLKAPAGAKIVDATGKHISPGIVDEHSHIAVTGGVNEGTQAVTSEVRIGDVLDSEDIQLYRQLAGGVTTSQILHGSANPIGGQTMLIKHRWGVLPEQMKLEGAPGFIKFALGENVKQSNWGIPQGTANMRFPQTRMGVEQVYVDAFTRAKEYEAARAVKGNHVRRDLELDALAEILNDTRHITCHSYVQSEINMLMHVADSMGFKVNTFTHILEGYKVADKMKARGIAGSTFSDWWAYKMEVQEAIPYNGAIMHDVGVTTAFNSDDEEMARRLNQEAGKAVTYGKVSEEEALKFVTLNPAKMLHVDNRIGSLKPGKDADLVVWSADPLSIYAVAEKTYVDGIPYWDIDKDAAKQKALKADEARIIQKMIAAKNKGEATQRPTGGGRRPHYTCDTIEDDAYVVADDYNGMQSKSTVDKSKDQQ
- a CDS encoding amidohydrolase family protein, coding for MKKITFSIWGLLLGTILAYGQADISPAPAQTKPVTITGATIHIGNGQVINGGYITFDKGKITAIGEGSPSNTNGADVIDAAGKQVYPGFICPATTLGLVEIEEGARGTVDDDETGDINANVRSIIAYNTDSKVIPTVRSNGILLAQPTPAGGLISGQSSIVQLDAWNWEDAAYKTDIGIHMNWPVIRPQGRRRAQPTPGTPQESPEERMLKALDAIDNLFTEAKAYAEAKPAVINLRFEAMKGLFNGTKKLFVNADGAKEIVQAINFGKKLGISVVIVGGKESYLVTDALKNNNVPVIIRETQALPERDDDDVYLPYKLPKILQDAGVLYGLTGTGFWRQRNLPFEAGQACGYGLTKEQAVSMITLNNAKILGIDKTTGTLEVGKDANLFISKGDALDMITIDVQKAFIQGRDINLDNLHKQLYRKFAAKYGIKANL